The region GCTACCTTTACCGCCTTCGGTCCGTGGAATATGCCGCTGAAGTACGACAACGAGCTCGAAGAGCACCGCGCCGTGCGCAACGCTGCCGGTATTTTCGACCTGTCGCACATGGGCGAAATCTGGGTCAAGGGCCCGGATGCCGGCAAGTTCTTGTCCTATTCCTTCATCTCCAACCTGGAGCCGCTGAAGGTGGGCAAGGCGAAGTACTCCATGATTGCTGCAGAAGATGGCGGCATCATCGATGACCTGATTTCCTACCGCTTCGAAGACGAGAAGTTCCTCGTCGTGCCGAATGCAGGCAATGCGGAGATTGTGTGGGAAGAGCTCAACAAGCGCGCTGAGGGCTTCGACGTGGAGCTGGAAAATGAGTCCCGCGACGTTGCCATGATTGCTGTGCAGGGCCCGAAGGCTGCAGAAATCCTGGTCCCGCTGGTTGAGGACAACAAGCAGGAAGACGTCCACGAGCTCGGTTACTACGCCGCCACCATGGCTAAAGTCGCTCGTACCTTCGCCATCGTTGCTCGTACCGGCTACACCGGCGAGGATGGCTTCGAGATCATCGTCTACAACGCCGATGCCCCAGCGCTCTGGGAAGAACTGCTCAAGGCTGGCGAAGAATACGACCTGCGCCCGTGTGGTCTGGCTGCACGCGACTCGCTGCGCCTGGAAGCTGGCATGCCACTGTATGGCAACGAGCTCTCCCGCGATATCACCCCAGTCGAGGCAGGCATGGCACGTGCCTTTGCCAAGAAGGAAGCTGACTTCGTCGGTGCTGACGTCATGCGCAAGCGCGCCGAGGAAGGCCCGCAGGTCGCTATCACCGGCCTGACCTCCGACCAGCGTCGTGCTGCTCGTGCGGGTGCTGAGGTCTACGTCGGCGATACCAAGGTCGGCACCGTCACCTCGGGTCAGCCCTCGCCCACCCTGGGCCACCCGGTCGCGATTGCGCTGCTGGATACCTCCGCAGAGCTTTCCGATGGCGACGCCGTCGAGGTGGACATCCGCGGCAAGCGCTACCCCTTCACCGTAACCGCAATGCCGTTCTACAAGCGCGAGCGCTAAGAACCAACTAGGATTCAATCAAAACTAATTCTCCGAAAGGAAAGCACCATGTCTAACCTTCCTGCAGATTTTTCCTACTCCGAAGATCACGAGTGGATCAACGCCCCGGCCGACAAGGTCGAAGGCGAAACCGTCCGCATTGGTATCACCTCTGTTGCTGCTGACCGCCTGGGCGAGGTCGTCTTCGCCGAGCTGCCGGAGGTAGGCGACGACGTCACCGCTGGCGAGACCTGTGGTGAGGTCGAGTCCACCAAGTCCGTCTCCGACCTCTACAGCCCAGTCACCGGCACCGTGACTGCCGTCAACGACGCTGTGCACGATGACTACGCCACCATCAACAACGATCCTTTCGGCGAAGGCTGGCTCTTCGAGGTCGAGGTCTCCGAAGCTGGCGAGCTGCAGACCGCTGAAGAATACGCTGCTGCCAACGGCGTGAACTAGAGGCAGCGCTACCGCTACCTCTAAGTTCACGCTGAGCTGAGGTAACCGGAACGAAAATGGGAGAACGTGGAATGCGTTCTCCCCTTTTTGCGTTGCGTTAGACAAAGGACAACACTGGAGGATTATGACCGCACCACGCGAACCATTTTTCCCCGCCGAACGCTCCATCCGTGCCTCCGAAGAACCCTTCGAAGTCAGGTATTTAGGCCGGATGGATTATCAAGAGGCGTGGGATCTGCAGGCGGACATCGCAAAGCAGCGCGCCGCAGGTGACGTCAATGATGTGGTGCTGGTGGTCGAGCACCCCAACATCTACACCGCGGGCAAGCGCACCTTGGACTCGGACCGTCCAACCAACGGGCTGCCAGTCATTGATGTCGACCGCGGCGGGCGCATTACCTGGCACGGTGAGGGCCAACTGGTGGTCTATCCGATTATTAAGCTGGCAGAACCTGTCGATGTTGTCGATTACGTGCGCCGCCTGGAAGAAGCCATCATCCACACCGTGCGTCAGATGGGCGTTGCCTCTGCGGGCCGCATCGATGGCCGCTCGGGCGTGTGGGTGCCGTCGACTACTGAACCGAAGGACTCGGCCGCACCGCACCGCGACCGCAAGATTGCCGCATTGGGTATTCGCATTACCCGCGGGGTGACCATGCATGGTCTGGCGCTGAACTGCGATAACACGCTGGAATACTATGACCACATTGTCGCCTGCGGCATTGATGATGCGGACGTGACCACCCTGTCGCTGGAGCTGGGCAAGGATGTCACCATCGACGATGCCACGCAGCCGCTGCTGCAAGCGCTTGACGATGCCCTCTCTGGCCGCATGGTGGTTGCCGATCACACCTTTGGTTCCGCGCCAGATCCCGGAAAAGCAGCCGCTGAGCAGGCCCGTGCAGCCCGTAAAGCACGTGGCGAATAATCTATTAGCCAGATCCCAAATGAATACGTAGAGTGAGTTTTTGTGACTGTTAAGCCTGAAGGACGCAAGATGCTCCGCATTGAAAAGAAGAATGCGGAATCCCCCATCGAACAGAAGCCGCGCTGGATTCGTAACCAGGTGCGCACTGGCCCCGGCTATGAGGATATGAAGTCGCGTGTGTCCGGCGCTTCGCTGCACACCGTGTGCCAGGAGGCGGGCTGCCCCAACATCCACGAGTGCTGGGAATCCCGTGAGGCCACCTTCCTCATCGGCGGTGACAAGTGCACCCGTCGTTGCGACTTCTGCGATATCGCTACCGGTAAGCCGGAGCCACTCGACCGCGATGAGCCGCGCCGTGTGGCTGAGAACATCCGCGAGATGGATCTGAACTACACCACCATTACTGGTGTTACCCGTGACGATCTGCCGGATGAGGGCGCGTGGCTGTATGCGGAAATCGTGCGCAAGATTCACGAGCTCAACCCGCACACCGGTGTCGAGAACCTCACCCCGGACTTCTCCGGTAAGCCGGACCTGTTAGAAGAGGTCTTTGAGGCCCGCCCGGAGGTCTTCGCGCACAACCTGGAAACCGTGCCGCGTATTTTCAAGCGCATCCGCCCGGCCTTCCGCTACGAGCGCTCCCTGGACGTTATCCGCCAGGCCCACGAGTACGGTCTGATTACCAAGTCCAACCTGATTCTGGGCATGGGTGAAACCGCAGAAGAAATCGAAGAGGCCCTGCGCGACCTGCGTGAGGTCGGCTGCGACATCATCACCATTACCCAGTACCTGCGCCCGGGCCCGCGCTTCCACCCGATTGAGCGCTGGGTGCGCCCAGAGGAGTTCGTGGAGCACTCCAAGCTGGCTAAGGAGCTCGGCTTCGGCGGCGTTATGTCTGGCCCGCTGGTGCGTTCTTCCTACCGCGCTGGTCGTCTTTACGTCCAGGCTATGGAAGCCCGCGGTCTGGAACTGCCGGATCACCTCAAGCACCTGGCGGAAACCTCCAAGGGCGCTACCGCTCAGGAAGCTTCCACCCTGCTGGATAAGTACGGTCCTTCGGAAGAAACTCCGGTGACCACCCGCATGGCGAAGACTCCGGCTAACGCCAACTCGGCTGCTGCCACCGTTCGCTAAAAATTTCAGCGAATTTCGACCCCGTTGCTTGGATAAGCGCGGGGTCGTTTTAACATTTATCTCCCTTGACCTTAAAGTAGGAGCCATGGCACAAACTGATAAGGCAGCTCTCAAGGCTGCAAAGAAGCAAGAGCGCGCACAGAAGCGCGAAAAGCGGAAGCAGACCCGTTCACAGATGTGGCAGGCCTTCCAGATGCAGCGCAAGCAGGATAAGGCGCTTATCCCGCTGATGCTGCTGGCCTTCTTGGGCATTGGCCTGCTGTTCTTCCTTATCGGCCTGCTGTTTAACGGCCAGTGGTTCATGCTCATCCTCGGCCTGGGTATCGGTGCCGTGGTGGCCATGTTCATCTTCACCCGTCGCCTCGAGCGCGATATGTACAAGCAGGTTGAAGACCAGCCTGGTGCTGGCGGCTGGGCACTGGAGCAGCAGCTGCGCAACACCATGGGTGTGGTCTGGAAGGTCAAGACCGCTGTGGCTGCGACCCGTCAGCAGGACATCGTCCACCGCGTGATCGGTAACCCGGGTGTTGTTCTGGTGACCGAGGGCAACCACAAGCGCGTGCAGCCGACGGTCAACCAGATGAAAAAGCGCATCGATAAGCTTGCTGCCGGCGTGCCGATTTACGAGGTGCACGTAGGCAAGGGCGAGGGCGAAGTACCCGTCGGCAAGCTGCGCAACCACATCATGCGCATGCCGCGTAACTTCAACAAGAACGAAACCTATGCCAACATCCGCAAGATTGAGGCCATGGATTCTATGCCAGGTTCCATGCCAGGCATGCCGAAGGGCCCAATACCCAAGCAGGCACAAAACATGGCTGGCATGAACCGTCGCATGCGCCGCATGCAGGAGCGTAAGAAGTAAAGCTTCCACGCTGCCTTATCGACAACAAAGCGCGCCGCCTCCCTACTCATTCGGGGAAGGCGGCGCGCTTCTTTTCGTTTGGGCTCACCCTAAAGTTCTTTAACCACCGCAAAACCGTGCGGTGCGCTTTAGGCGCACGGCACGCTTTACGCGCGGATGACGACCGTACCGGTTGCGCGGTCGTGGATGCCGCGGCCGTCGGTATCGACCATGGCTGCTGGGAAGAGGAAGCCGGTGAGCACGGTGCGCAGTGCAGCGCGCCAAAGGCCAACGCGCTCGCCCGGGGCGTCCAGGCGGGCAACGCCCATGCCGAGGACTGCCATGCCTGGGGTGCGGGCGAACAGCCAGCCGCTGATGATACCCAGGGCAACCCACAGGGCGTAGCCCAGGAAGGCGATGCCGCCGAAGGCACCGGTGAAGGTTTCAATGAGGTTGGCTGCCAGCATGCACAGCAGCCAGTCGATAAGAACGGCTACGGCACGACGTGCCACAGGAGCAAGGGAGCCGGATCCGTTTTCGGGGAGGCCAAGCTTCTCGCCGGGCCACTTGCCGGGGCCTTCGGAATCATCAAACTCGCCGGGGATGTTGGGTCCATCCAGCCATGTGCGCTTTTCTTCCATGCCACCCAATTTAATGGCCCTAGTGGACAAAAGAGAAACAGGGGGAGGCCGCGGACTCATTTATGCAAAACCTAGTAGGCTATTGGTAGAAAATCTAGGTCTACCCGAGGAGACACAATTGTCTTTCGAATCAGTGCAGGACATCGTTAAATACATTAAGGATGAAGACGTCCAGTTTGTGGACATCCGCTTCACCGATGTTCCTGGCAGTGAGCACCACTTTTCCATCCCAGCCAGCGAGTTTACTGAAGAAGCTGCTGAAGAAGGCCTAGCATTCGACGGCTCGTCGATTCGTGGTTTCACGTCCATCGACGAATCTGACATGACGCTGCTTCCGGATCCGGCGACCGCAATGGTCGACCCTTTCCGCAGCAGCAAAACCATCAACGTCAAGTGCTTTGTCCACGACCCCTTCACCCTGGAGCCGTTCTCCCGTGACCCGCGTAACATCGCGCGCAAGGCTGAGGAGTACCTGGCGTCCACCGGCATCGCTGATACCTGTAACTTCGGCGCAGAAGCTGAGTTCTACCTCTTCGACTCCGTGCGCTACGGCGCTGAGACCCACACCGGTTTCTACGAAGTAGACACCAACGAAGGCTGGTGGAACCGCGGCGAGCCAACCAACTTCGATGGCACCCCGAACACCGGCTACAAGACCCGCATCAAGGGCGGCTACTTCCCTACCGCGCCCATCGATAAGGACGGCGAAGTCCGCGATGCGATGGTGTCCAACCTGCAGCGCGTTGGCTTTGATGTAGAGCGTTTCCACCATGAGGTCGGCGGCGGTCAGCATGAGATCAACTACCGCTTCAACTCCCTGCTGCACGCGGCTGATGATATTCAGACCTTCAAGTACATCATCAAGAACACCGCGTCCCAGCTGGGCAAGTCCGCAACCTTCATGCCGAAGCCACTGGCTGGCGACAACGGTTCCGGCATGCACGCGCATATGTCCCTGTGGCAGGACGGCAAGCCGCTGTTCCACGATGAGTCTGGCTACGCCGGCCTGTCCGATACCGCCCGCTACTACATCGGCGGCATCCTCCACCACGCTGGTGCTGTGCTGGCGTTCACCAACCCAACCCTGAACTCCTACCACCGCCTGGTCCCGGGCTTCGAGGCACCAATCAACCTCGTATACTCGCAGCGTAACCGTTCGGCTGCAATCCGCATCCCGATCACCGGTTCCAACCCGAAGGCCAAGCGCATCGAGTTCCGCGCACCGGACCCATCCGGTAACCCATACCTGGGTTTCGCTGCGATGATGCTGGCTGGCCTGGATGGCGTGAAGAAC is a window of Corynebacterium camporealensis DNA encoding:
- the gcvH gene encoding glycine cleavage system protein GcvH, which codes for MSNLPADFSYSEDHEWINAPADKVEGETVRIGITSVAADRLGEVVFAELPEVGDDVTAGETCGEVESTKSVSDLYSPVTGTVTAVNDAVHDDYATINNDPFGEGWLFEVEVSEAGELQTAEEYAAANGVN
- the lipA gene encoding lipoyl synthase, which codes for MLRIEKKNAESPIEQKPRWIRNQVRTGPGYEDMKSRVSGASLHTVCQEAGCPNIHECWESREATFLIGGDKCTRRCDFCDIATGKPEPLDRDEPRRVAENIREMDLNYTTITGVTRDDLPDEGAWLYAEIVRKIHELNPHTGVENLTPDFSGKPDLLEEVFEARPEVFAHNLETVPRIFKRIRPAFRYERSLDVIRQAHEYGLITKSNLILGMGETAEEIEEALRDLREVGCDIITITQYLRPGPRFHPIERWVRPEEFVEHSKLAKELGFGGVMSGPLVRSSYRAGRLYVQAMEARGLELPDHLKHLAETSKGATAQEASTLLDKYGPSEETPVTTRMAKTPANANSAAATVR
- the lipB gene encoding lipoyl(octanoyl) transferase LipB, which encodes MTAPREPFFPAERSIRASEEPFEVRYLGRMDYQEAWDLQADIAKQRAAGDVNDVVLVVEHPNIYTAGKRTLDSDRPTNGLPVIDVDRGGRITWHGEGQLVVYPIIKLAEPVDVVDYVRRLEEAIIHTVRQMGVASAGRIDGRSGVWVPSTTEPKDSAAPHRDRKIAALGIRITRGVTMHGLALNCDNTLEYYDHIVACGIDDADVTTLSLELGKDVTIDDATQPLLQALDDALSGRMVVADHTFGSAPDPGKAAAEQARAARKARGE
- the glnA gene encoding type I glutamate--ammonia ligase; this encodes MSFESVQDIVKYIKDEDVQFVDIRFTDVPGSEHHFSIPASEFTEEAAEEGLAFDGSSIRGFTSIDESDMTLLPDPATAMVDPFRSSKTINVKCFVHDPFTLEPFSRDPRNIARKAEEYLASTGIADTCNFGAEAEFYLFDSVRYGAETHTGFYEVDTNEGWWNRGEPTNFDGTPNTGYKTRIKGGYFPTAPIDKDGEVRDAMVSNLQRVGFDVERFHHEVGGGQHEINYRFNSLLHAADDIQTFKYIIKNTASQLGKSATFMPKPLAGDNGSGMHAHMSLWQDGKPLFHDESGYAGLSDTARYYIGGILHHAGAVLAFTNPTLNSYHRLVPGFEAPINLVYSQRNRSAAIRIPITGSNPKAKRIEFRAPDPSGNPYLGFAAMMLAGLDGVKNRIEPHAPVDKDLYELPPAEAASIPQAPTSLEASLEALENDMDFLTEGDVFTEDLIETYIQYKNDNEIEPNRLRPTPQEFEMYYDC
- the gcvT gene encoding glycine cleavage system aminomethyltransferase GcvT encodes the protein MSELLTSPLNAEHEKLGATFTAFGPWNMPLKYDNELEEHRAVRNAAGIFDLSHMGEIWVKGPDAGKFLSYSFISNLEPLKVGKAKYSMIAAEDGGIIDDLISYRFEDEKFLVVPNAGNAEIVWEELNKRAEGFDVELENESRDVAMIAVQGPKAAEILVPLVEDNKQEDVHELGYYAATMAKVARTFAIVARTGYTGEDGFEIIVYNADAPALWEELLKAGEEYDLRPCGLAARDSLRLEAGMPLYGNELSRDITPVEAGMARAFAKKEADFVGADVMRKRAEEGPQVAITGLTSDQRRAARAGAEVYVGDTKVGTVTSGQPSPTLGHPVAIALLDTSAELSDGDAVEVDIRGKRYPFTVTAMPFYKRER
- a CDS encoding RDD family protein, which translates into the protein MEEKRTWLDGPNIPGEFDDSEGPGKWPGEKLGLPENGSGSLAPVARRAVAVLIDWLLCMLAANLIETFTGAFGGIAFLGYALWVALGIISGWLFARTPGMAVLGMGVARLDAPGERVGLWRAALRTVLTGFLFPAAMVDTDGRGIHDRATGTVVIRA
- a CDS encoding DUF4191 domain-containing protein; translation: MAQTDKAALKAAKKQERAQKREKRKQTRSQMWQAFQMQRKQDKALIPLMLLAFLGIGLLFFLIGLLFNGQWFMLILGLGIGAVVAMFIFTRRLERDMYKQVEDQPGAGGWALEQQLRNTMGVVWKVKTAVAATRQQDIVHRVIGNPGVVLVTEGNHKRVQPTVNQMKKRIDKLAAGVPIYEVHVGKGEGEVPVGKLRNHIMRMPRNFNKNETYANIRKIEAMDSMPGSMPGMPKGPIPKQAQNMAGMNRRMRRMQERKK